In one window of Mustela nigripes isolate SB6536 unplaced genomic scaffold, MUSNIG.SB6536 HiC_scaffold_7312, whole genome shotgun sequence DNA:
- the LOC132009205 gene encoding interferon alpha-1/2-like, translating into MALPCSFVVALVVLSCQSLGSLGCDLLQYHSVLHWRTLKLLQQMRRLSASSCDKYTNDFGFPQEVFDGKVLQKAHALSVIHVTNQKTFHLFCTEASPAPWNTTILEELCSGHSGQLGHLEACPLQEAGVGELPLVNGDTILRSYFQRISLYLQEKQSSPCAWEMVRAEIMKPLYASTALHKRLRSGK; encoded by the coding sequence ATGGCCCTGCCCTGCTCCTTCGTGGTGGCCCTGGTGGTGCTTAGCTGCCAATCCCTCGGCTCTCTGGGATGTGACCTGCTTCAGTATCACAGCGTGTTGCACTGGAGGACCCTGAAGCTCCTGCAACAAATGAGGAGACTGTCTGCTAGCTCTTGTGACAAATACACAAATGACTTTGGCTTCCCCCAGGAGGTGTTTGACGGCAAGGTGCTGCAGAAGGCTCATGCCCTCTCTGTCATCCATGTGACGAACCAGAAGACCTTCCACCTCTTCTGCACAGAGGCCTCACCTGCTCCCTGGAACACGACCATCCTGGAGGAATTGTGCTCGGGACATTCTGGGCAGCTGGGCCACCTGGAAGCCTGTCCCCtgcaggaggcaggggtgggagagctGCCCCTGGTGAATGGGGACACCATCCTGAGGAGCTACTTTCAGAGAATCTCCCTCTATCTGCAAGAGAAGCAATCCAGCCCTTGTGCCTGGGAGATGGTCCGAGCAGAGATCATGAAACCCTTGTATGCATCAACAGCCTTGCATAAGAGACTAAGGAGTGGCAAGTGA